ACTAACGACGCACGCGCCCTACACAATAATAGTTGAACTTATTTACCTTCTCCCTCATGGAAATTAGTTTCCCGATGTTTATGTCCTTCGGTATCAGCCatgttcaatttatttatttcgagaCTTGACTGAACATAGCGAACAAAATTTTTCCAACTCGACGCAGTTTGACAAATTTGACAACATCAAAAAAGGACGTGtcattgtcaaaaaaatatggagGCAATCGGTATTTatcgaaattatttttagtttccacatttttaaaaaatattttaccatgttcaaaaaaaaggaaaattttggaaaatcatgtatatatatatatatactcaagattattattataacgcTATGATTACACATGATGATCACTAGACAGATTTCCTGTGGTACTTACATGATGTAGTTTTTGCCTACTCCTCCGCtggtgtgattttatatacatatatcacaaaAAGAAGCTACAGCTATACCTTATATAGGTATGCATAATGTGTacacataatattttcataaaattttcgaATCGGTATAATAGTACTGAAATATAGAGATGTTTTTATTCGggttaaataaaagaaactgtGATAAATACGTCAACGTCAAAGCTGTCATATTATTCAGCCCCGCGACTGCGACTGCGCTGCGCTCTCAAGCGCTCAACTCAAGCTCGCTCAAGCTAAAATAGAAAGAAGTACATAGAAGTGGCAAAAAGGTGTcgaatttcattaatataattgaaataaaaatcttgtctaaaatataaataacagacAAAACCAAAAATCACTATATAATGCAGGTGAAGTTTTgtactattatttattcatcataatatgtaaatagGATAACTGTAACTctcttcattatatttttagaaccCAAACGAGGATACAGAATGGAACGATGTTCTTCGTTCCAAGGGAATTATACCTCCGAAGGAGAAGGAAGTGTCCGAAGCCGATATTGTGAATATGATAGAAGAGACCATTCAACAGAAACAAGCagaaagtaagtaaatattgaGGTTATTTACCACCAACACCtgttaacaaaataaagttttactgTAGTATAGTGTTAATTAGATCCAGCCTGAAGCATCAGCCGGTAAAaacgatattatttttacttgtttCAGAAGACAAAAAGCTCTCAGAGTTAGATTTAGACGGACTTGACGAGTTAGAGGACTCTGAAGATGAAGCGATTTTAGAGGAATACCGACGGAAACGCATTGCAGAGCTCAAGAAATTGTCAGAGAAACCTCGATTTGGCGAAGTGAGGGAAGTGTCGGGGCAAGATTATGTGCAGGAAGTGAACAAGGCAGGAGAGGGGATTTGGGTAGTTATACACCTGTACAAACAAGGGTGAGTGCAGTTTGAATacaatggaaataaaataaaattattgttctttttataatcctattttaaatgttttcttatCAGTTGTATATTTGTGTTATGAATTAGCTGTTTAGATTGTACATTTCTACATCTGCAAATCATAATTCCAtctaaagccaaacagctgaacatagcctttcagtctcttcaagactgttagcttttTTTACCCcataaaggatatagacgtgactataatgtatgtatatgcaaaTGTTATACCTGGACCATCAATTTAGGTAATAAGTTCTTcatctatatttaaaatattatttcagtaTCCAGCAGTGTGCCCTCGTGAACCAACACATGCGGCAGCTTGCGGAGAAGTACCCATATACAAAATTCCTTAAAGCATTCTATCAGACATGCATCCCTAACTATCCCGAGAGGAATCTGCCCAGTGTGTTCGTGTATTACGAGGGTGACATGAAGAAACAATTTGTGGGCTCACACGAGCTCAGAGGCACTGCTCTAACTTGCGATGGTAAATATCATGTTCCTGTAGTTGAGCGTCCTTCCTGCTAAAGTTAtatgtaaaagtttataagaatCTAAAATCTATTAAGACAGATTTTGATGTCATtcagaacaaaataaaacccaGAATGACACagggtactttttacatacatacataaaatcacgcctctttcccggaggggtaggcagagactacctctttccacttgccacgatctctgcacatttccttagcttcatccacattcataactctcttcatcaAGTATGTTTTATCttgaatttttctattttattattttaccaaaattGTTTTTCAATACCAATGTCTCAACCTTTTTGGCATTTAATTACAGAACTTGAATACTTATTGGGTCAAGTGGGCGCTGTGGACACAAAAATAAAGGAGGATCCCAGGCCGAAGATAAAGGACAAACTGTTTACAGACCTCGGAAACAATGATTGGTGATGAAGAACTTGTGTATAGCTCCTGTACAGTCTTAAGTTTTTGGAATTTTACAATCACATATTGacatgtattatatttttataaaaaatatttggtgaTGGATGTCAGTTGGTCTgctgctatttattttacattttcctcATGGACCAACTGACATGCACTGCTAGTTGTGTCCCCAT
The sequence above is drawn from the Amyelois transitella isolate CPQ chromosome 18, ilAmyTran1.1, whole genome shotgun sequence genome and encodes:
- the LOC106137873 gene encoding viral IAP-associated factor homolog, whose product is MQNPNEDTEWNDVLRSKGIIPPKEKEVSEADIVNMIEETIQQKQAEKDKKLSELDLDGLDELEDSEDEAILEEYRRKRIAELKKLSEKPRFGEVREVSGQDYVQEVNKAGEGIWVVIHLYKQGIQQCALVNQHMRQLAEKYPYTKFLKAFYQTCIPNYPERNLPSVFVYYEGDMKKQFVGSHELRGTALTCDELEYLLGQVGAVDTKIKEDPRPKIKDKLFTDLGNNDW